Proteins encoded within one genomic window of Candidatus Syntrophocurvum alkaliphilum:
- a CDS encoding YidC/Oxa1 family membrane protein insertase, translating to MFRYAGFNLWQAFVQWFTDVIHFFYSITESIGVPSYGLAIILITIVIKIILFPLTQKQMKSMRAMQALQPKMKYLQEKYKDDPQTMQTKVMQLYKDNGVNPFGGCLPLLIQLPIFIAFFQALMDFPFLEGAPTGFLWIPDIAQPDSLFILAILAAVTTYAMQRVSMVNTNDPTQRILLYIMPLFMAFIAATMPAGLPLYWITFNLLSIAQQLYVNKLLDNATTVAADTGTGVQIDVDIEEEEVNEEEINEEEETKENTNKNNTNTTNTKKKKKKGKNKEGKRRKG from the coding sequence GTGTTTCGATATGCAGGGTTTAATTTGTGGCAGGCTTTTGTGCAATGGTTTACTGATGTAATACATTTTTTTTATAGTATAACTGAATCAATAGGTGTACCAAGTTACGGGTTAGCAATAATACTTATCACAATAGTAATTAAGATAATCTTATTTCCACTAACTCAAAAACAAATGAAATCAATGCGTGCTATGCAGGCATTACAACCAAAAATGAAATACTTACAAGAGAAGTATAAGGATGATCCCCAGACAATGCAGACGAAGGTAATGCAATTATATAAAGATAATGGAGTAAATCCCTTTGGTGGTTGTTTACCCTTATTAATACAATTGCCTATTTTTATTGCGTTTTTTCAAGCATTAATGGATTTTCCATTTTTAGAAGGTGCTCCAACAGGCTTTTTATGGATTCCTGATATAGCACAACCAGACTCATTGTTTATATTAGCTATTTTAGCAGCAGTTACAACTTACGCAATGCAAAGAGTATCAATGGTGAATACAAATGATCCAACCCAGAGAATACTACTTTATATTATGCCTTTATTTATGGCATTTATTGCAGCTACTATGCCTGCTGGTCTACCTTTATACTGGATTACATTTAACTTATTAAGTATTGCACAACAGCTATATGTAAACAAGCTTTTAGATAACGCTACTACTGTTGCAGCTGATACAGGAACAGGTGTTCAAATTGATGTTGATATTGAAGAAGAAGAAGTAAATGAAGAAGAAATCAATGAAGAAGAAGAAACAAAAGAAAATACCAATAAAAATAATACTAACACTACTAATACTAAAAAGAAGAAAAAGAAAGGGAAAAACAAGGAGGGAAAAAGGAGGAAAGGTTAA
- the jag gene encoding RNA-binding cell elongation regulator Jag/EloR, which produces MEARAIETKGKNIDEAIQAALTELSCDMDDVTVEVIEEPSKGLLGIGKKPAIVRVTPREKPGEYVQEVACSLLDKMKINYEIDKVEVKNNTVRINIIGKDMGLLIGRKGETLNSLQFIVGLIVNKNREERIRVVFDVEDYRKKKEESLESLALRLSDKVKKTQRNVVMRPMSSQERRIIHTVLQNDPYITTYSMGDEPNRKVVISLKK; this is translated from the coding sequence ATGGAGGCTCGAGCAATAGAAACAAAGGGTAAGAATATAGATGAAGCTATACAAGCCGCTTTAACAGAGTTAAGTTGTGATATGGATGATGTTACAGTTGAGGTTATAGAGGAACCTTCAAAAGGATTACTTGGAATAGGAAAAAAACCTGCAATAGTTAGGGTAACCCCAAGAGAAAAGCCAGGAGAATATGTACAAGAGGTAGCTTGTTCTTTATTAGATAAAATGAAAATTAATTATGAAATAGATAAAGTAGAAGTTAAAAATAATACAGTTAGAATAAACATAATAGGTAAGGATATGGGCTTATTAATTGGGAGAAAAGGTGAAACCTTAAATTCTTTGCAATTTATAGTAGGATTAATTGTTAACAAAAATAGAGAAGAGCGAATACGGGTTGTATTTGATGTAGAGGACTATCGTAAGAAAAAAGAAGAATCCTTAGAATCATTAGCACTAAGATTATCAGATAAGGTAAAGAAAACACAAAGAAATGTGGTAATGAGGCCGATGTCATCTCAGGAACGGAGAATAATACACACTGTTTTACAAAACGATCCTTATATTACTACATACTCAATGGGTGATGAACCAAATCGTAAGGTAGTTATTTCATTGAAAAAGTAG
- the mnmE gene encoding tRNA uridine-5-carboxymethylaminomethyl(34) synthesis GTPase MnmE — MIEDRIVAISTPPGEGGIAIIRLSGDGVIESIDNMFLPYKKGVSLKNKNGYTLTYGWILDENGEKIDEVLVSIMRSPKSYTAEDMVEINCHGGNMPARRCIERILKSEKNIRLSEPGEFTKRAFLNGRLDISQAEGIIEIIRSKTSKSLNLAVKQLEGKTSQYINKIEDELIRLNAMVEASIDFPDEVGGLDYNEVNQILESVDFTLNKLINASERSQIYRDGISVAISGKPNVGKSSLLNALIRKERAIVTSIPGTTRDVLEEYINVRGIPVKLVDTAGIRETHDVVEEIGVKKSKEVIDESDLVLFILDFETGITDEDLEIYNLIKDKNTIILVNKEDLEKRNITENEIAKLFKDLKIIRGSVKEDIGLDELESTIEEMILGDSLNSDDLELMINLRQKNSLIKAQEYISNIKYTVNEVSLDCLGVDVWGALDSLGEITGKSLKEDVIDRIFRDFCIGK, encoded by the coding sequence ATGATTGAAGATAGAATAGTTGCTATTTCAACACCACCTGGTGAAGGAGGCATTGCCATTATAAGGTTAAGTGGTGATGGTGTTATAGAAAGTATAGATAATATGTTTTTACCTTATAAAAAAGGGGTCAGTTTAAAGAATAAAAATGGTTATACTTTAACTTATGGATGGATATTAGATGAAAACGGCGAAAAAATTGACGAAGTTTTAGTAAGTATTATGAGATCACCAAAAAGTTATACAGCAGAGGATATGGTAGAGATTAATTGTCATGGTGGTAATATGCCTGCAAGAAGATGTATTGAAAGGATATTAAAATCTGAAAAAAATATTCGTCTATCAGAGCCAGGAGAATTTACTAAAAGAGCATTTCTAAATGGTCGTTTGGATATAAGTCAAGCAGAAGGTATTATTGAGATTATAAGGTCTAAAACTTCGAAAAGTTTAAACTTGGCTGTTAAACAATTAGAAGGTAAGACTAGTCAGTATATAAATAAAATAGAAGATGAATTAATTAGATTAAATGCTATGGTTGAAGCAAGTATAGATTTTCCTGATGAAGTAGGTGGGTTAGACTATAATGAGGTTAATCAGATATTAGAAAGTGTAGATTTTACTCTAAATAAACTTATTAATGCTAGTGAGAGAAGTCAAATATATCGTGATGGTATTAGTGTTGCTATTAGTGGAAAACCAAATGTAGGAAAATCTAGTTTACTAAATGCGCTTATTAGAAAAGAAAGAGCTATAGTAACAAGTATACCTGGTACTACAAGAGATGTTTTAGAGGAATATATTAATGTTAGAGGTATACCGGTAAAACTTGTTGATACTGCAGGAATTAGGGAAACTCACGATGTAGTTGAAGAAATAGGAGTAAAGAAATCAAAAGAGGTTATTGATGAATCAGATTTAGTGTTATTTATACTTGATTTTGAAACTGGTATAACAGATGAGGATTTAGAAATTTATAATTTAATAAAGGACAAAAATACAATTATTTTAGTTAATAAAGAAGACTTAGAAAAGAGAAATATTACTGAAAATGAAATAGCAAAATTATTTAAAGATTTAAAAATAATCAGAGGCTCTGTAAAAGAAGACATTGGTTTGGATGAACTTGAATCAACAATAGAAGAAATGATACTTGGCGATAGTTTAAATAGTGATGATTTGGAATTAATGATAAATTTGAGGCAAAAAAATTCACTTATTAAAGCACAAGAATATATTTCTAATATAAAATATACTGTAAATGAAGTTTCTCTTGATTGTTTAGGAGTGGATGTATGGGGAGCTTTAGATTCACTAGGTGAAATAACTGGTAAGTCTTTAAAGGAAGATGTAATAGATCGAATTTTTAGAGACTTTTGTATTGGTAAGTAG
- the mnmG gene encoding tRNA uridine-5-carboxymethylaminomethyl(34) synthesis enzyme MnmG, protein MIYEAGKFDVIIIGAGHAGSEAALASARMGCSTLLVTLSMESIANMPCNPSIGGPAKAQLVKEIDALGGEMAINIDKANIQVRTINTGKGPAVQALRAQADKYEYHKEMYKTLLDERNLKILMAEVEDIELENYKVKSIVTKTGARFQCKAVVITSGTFLKGRIIVGDIAFDSGPSNQFPAVKLSESLTNMGIELGRFKTGTPPRIDKKSVDFSKMIEQPGDEKPLKFSFVSPYYDRPQLSCWLTHSTPDTHQIVMDNLDRAPMYTGIIKGRGPRYCPSFEDKVVRFSHKDSHQLFVEPEGRATDEMYVQGLNTSLPEDVQIRVLKSIPGLENVHIMRTGYAIEYDYVIPTQLKPSLETKQVDNLFTAGQINGTSGYEEAGAQGLIAGINAALRIKGEEPFMLKRSEAYIGVLIDDLITKDIDDPYRLLTSRAEYRLLLRQDNADLRLTEKGREIGLVDDERWRLFNDKKNIIEFEMKNLKEKTFTPTDKEMAEFLERKESALLRDRISLWELMRRPEIEIEDFKEMGLIDVDNYDILEQLEVQAKYEGYINKQLEQVKRFEKMESRKIPYDINYDEVSGLSNEALQKLKEIKPHSLGQASRLSGVNPADINVLLIFLEKKRRK, encoded by the coding sequence ATGATATATGAAGCAGGAAAATTTGATGTAATAATTATAGGTGCAGGACATGCTGGTAGCGAAGCGGCTTTAGCATCTGCACGTATGGGTTGTAGTACATTATTAGTTACACTAAGTATGGAAAGTATTGCCAATATGCCATGTAACCCTTCTATAGGTGGACCTGCAAAAGCTCAACTTGTAAAAGAAATTGATGCTTTAGGTGGAGAAATGGCTATAAATATCGATAAAGCAAATATTCAGGTAAGAACCATAAATACAGGAAAAGGACCTGCAGTACAGGCCTTACGAGCTCAGGCTGACAAATATGAGTATCATAAAGAAATGTATAAAACATTATTAGATGAACGAAATTTAAAGATATTAATGGCAGAAGTTGAGGATATTGAATTAGAAAACTATAAGGTTAAATCTATAGTTACGAAAACAGGTGCTCGTTTTCAGTGCAAAGCAGTAGTTATAACTTCAGGTACTTTTTTAAAAGGAAGAATAATTGTAGGAGATATAGCGTTTGATAGTGGGCCATCTAATCAATTTCCAGCAGTAAAACTTTCTGAAAGCTTAACTAATATGGGAATAGAATTAGGTAGGTTTAAGACTGGTACTCCTCCTAGAATAGACAAAAAAAGTGTAGATTTTTCTAAAATGATTGAACAACCTGGAGATGAAAAACCATTAAAGTTTTCTTTTGTTAGTCCATATTATGATAGACCTCAATTGTCTTGTTGGTTAACTCACAGTACACCAGATACTCATCAGATAGTAATGGATAATTTAGATAGAGCACCTATGTATACAGGAATAATTAAAGGACGAGGTCCAAGATATTGCCCCTCATTTGAAGATAAGGTAGTACGTTTTTCACATAAAGATTCACATCAATTGTTTGTTGAACCTGAAGGAAGAGCGACAGATGAAATGTATGTTCAAGGTCTTAATACAAGTTTGCCTGAGGATGTTCAGATAAGGGTATTAAAAAGTATTCCTGGTTTAGAAAATGTTCATATAATGCGAACAGGTTATGCCATAGAATATGATTATGTAATCCCTACACAACTAAAACCTTCTTTAGAAACTAAGCAAGTGGATAATTTATTTACTGCAGGTCAAATAAATGGAACTTCAGGGTACGAAGAAGCAGGGGCACAGGGACTTATTGCTGGAATAAATGCTGCATTAAGAATTAAAGGTGAAGAGCCATTTATGCTGAAAAGAAGTGAAGCATATATAGGGGTTTTAATTGATGATTTAATTACTAAGGATATTGATGATCCATATAGATTATTAACTTCTCGTGCAGAATATAGGCTACTATTAAGGCAAGACAATGCTGACTTAAGACTTACAGAAAAAGGTCGAGAAATTGGACTTGTAGATGATGAACGATGGCGTTTATTTAATGATAAAAAAAATATTATTGAGTTTGAAATGAAAAACTTAAAAGAAAAGACTTTTACACCTACAGATAAAGAGATGGCAGAGTTTTTAGAGAGGAAAGAAAGTGCATTATTAAGAGATAGAATTTCACTTTGGGAACTAATGCGGAGACCTGAAATAGAGATAGAAGATTTTAAGGAAATGGGTTTAATTGATGTAGATAATTACGATATTTTAGAACAATTAGAGGTTCAAGCAAAGTATGAAGGTTATATTAATAAACAATTAGAACAGGTAAAAAGATTTGAAAAAATGGAAAGTCGAAAAATCCCTTATGATATTAATTATGACGAGGTTTCTGGATTATCAAACGAAGCACTACAAAAGTTAAAAGAAATAAAACCTCATTCATTAGGCCAGGCTTCAAGACTTTCAGGGGTTAACCCTGCAGATATAAATGTACTTTTAATTTTTTTAGAGAAAAAAAGAAGGAAATAA
- the rsmG gene encoding 16S rRNA (guanine(527)-N(7))-methyltransferase RsmG has protein sequence MEYNVNRFKELVLFENRKHNLVSRKTVETDIDNHILDCKKLLNYKSIENLLVIDIGTGAGFPGLVLAILSAKTNFTLVESDFKKSNFLKLVIDELNLKNVNVIRERVEIVGRDNSFRENFDICTSRAVASMNIMLEYSIPLIKNTGSVFMWKGRNYRNEIETAKAALDELGSEVNNIFTYNLMEERDRAIIEVKKNKPTSLKYPRRVGIPAKRPL, from the coding sequence ATGGAATATAATGTAAATAGATTTAAAGAATTAGTTTTGTTTGAAAATAGGAAACATAATTTAGTAAGTAGAAAAACAGTAGAAACAGATATAGATAACCATATATTAGACTGTAAGAAGTTACTGAATTACAAGAGTATAGAAAATTTATTGGTTATAGATATAGGAACAGGTGCAGGTTTTCCGGGGTTAGTTTTAGCAATTTTATCTGCAAAAACAAATTTCACATTAGTTGAATCTGATTTTAAGAAATCTAATTTCTTAAAATTGGTGATTGATGAACTGAATTTAAAAAATGTAAATGTAATAAGAGAGAGAGTAGAGATAGTAGGTAGGGATAATAGTTTTCGTGAAAATTTTGATATTTGTACAAGTAGAGCTGTTGCATCAATGAATATTATGTTGGAATACTCTATACCACTCATTAAAAATACTGGGTCTGTTTTTATGTGGAAAGGTAGAAATTATAGAAATGAAATAGAAACGGCTAAGGCAGCGCTAGATGAGTTGGGTTCAGAAGTAAATAATATTTTTACTTATAATCTAATGGAAGAAAGGGATAGAGCTATTATTGAAGTTAAAAAAAACAAACCAACTTCTCTAAAGTATCCCCGTCGTGTTGGTATTCCGGCAAAACGGCCATTATAG
- the noc gene encoding nucleoid occlusion protein, translating into MVREQLKNIFGKSMTGRIVTIPIDEILKNPFQPRRVFNETELTELAQSIKEYGVIQPIIVKKLDEGYQLIAGERRLRACKIAERNEIPAIIQDINDEKAAAISLIENLQRKELSYFEEASAYSLLINDFGLKQDDLAKKIGKSQSAIANKLRLLRLPDKVRTLITTDIITERHCRALLKLNSNDMQMEVLRQIYEKDLTVKETEELVYKLKNNNIPPDPEVNNKETGKNVSMIIRDARIFLNTIKETVSRAKQTGIDISMTERDNDENYEIILKIPKKKSINSRSVAK; encoded by the coding sequence ATGGTTAGAGAACAGTTAAAAAATATTTTTGGTAAGAGTATGACGGGAAGAATAGTAACAATTCCGATTGATGAAATTCTAAAAAATCCTTTTCAACCAAGGCGAGTATTTAATGAAACTGAACTAACTGAGTTAGCGCAATCTATAAAGGAATATGGGGTTATACAACCTATAATTGTTAAGAAGCTTGATGAAGGCTATCAACTTATTGCAGGGGAAAGAAGGCTTCGTGCATGTAAAATTGCTGAACGGAATGAAATTCCTGCGATCATTCAAGATATTAATGATGAAAAGGCTGCTGCAATTTCTTTAATAGAGAATTTACAAAGAAAAGAATTAAGTTACTTTGAAGAAGCGAGTGCTTATAGTTTATTAATTAACGATTTTGGCTTAAAGCAAGATGATCTAGCTAAAAAAATTGGAAAAAGTCAATCAGCAATTGCTAATAAGCTTAGACTTTTAAGATTACCAGATAAGGTTAGAACATTGATTACAACAGACATAATTACTGAAAGACATTGCAGAGCACTATTAAAACTTAACTCAAATGATATGCAAATGGAAGTATTAAGACAAATTTATGAAAAAGATTTAACTGTAAAAGAAACTGAAGAGTTAGTTTACAAACTAAAAAATAATAATATTCCCCCAGATCCAGAAGTAAATAACAAGGAAACAGGTAAAAATGTATCTATGATAATACGTGATGCTAGAATTTTTTTAAATACTATAAAAGAAACAGTAAGTAGAGCTAAACAAACTGGTATTGATATAAGTATGACAGAAAGAGATAATGATGAAAATTATGAAATTATTCTTAAAATACCTAAGAAAAAATCTATTAATTCTAGGTCAGTTGCCAAATAA
- a CDS encoding ParA family protein yields MAKIIAVTNQKGGVGKTTTAINLSACVAMKGHKVLLIDNDPQGNATSGVGVNRRKLKACLYDVLLGEETASKAIIKTKVKNLDLLPSTIQLAGAEVELTGTKRREKALDRSIELIENKYDYIFIDCPPSLGLLTVNALTAANTVMIPLQCEYYALEGLSQLMDTIALVRKKLNRSLNIEGIVFTMFDGRTNLSIQVVDEVKKHFRKEVYKTIIPRNIRLSEAPSHGKPIVAYDSRSRGAEVYWDLSEEVLNRSEK; encoded by the coding sequence ATGGCAAAAATAATTGCTGTTACAAATCAAAAAGGTGGAGTTGGTAAAACTACTACTGCAATTAATTTGTCTGCGTGTGTTGCTATGAAAGGACATAAAGTTTTATTAATTGATAATGATCCCCAGGGCAATGCGACTAGTGGTGTAGGTGTAAATCGAAGAAAACTTAAAGCTTGCTTGTATGATGTGTTACTTGGCGAAGAAACTGCAAGTAAAGCGATAATTAAAACAAAAGTTAAAAATTTAGACCTATTACCCTCTACTATTCAACTAGCAGGTGCAGAAGTAGAATTAACAGGAACTAAACGCAGGGAAAAGGCTTTGGATCGTAGTATTGAATTAATAGAAAATAAATATGATTATATATTTATAGACTGTCCACCATCATTGGGACTTCTTACTGTAAACGCTTTAACTGCTGCTAATACTGTTATGATACCTCTTCAGTGTGAATATTATGCTCTAGAAGGCTTGAGTCAACTTATGGATACAATTGCATTAGTTCGCAAAAAACTTAATAGATCATTAAATATTGAAGGAATTGTTTTTACAATGTTTGATGGCAGAACAAACCTATCTATTCAAGTAGTTGATGAAGTTAAGAAGCATTTTCGCAAAGAAGTTTACAAAACTATTATACCCCGTAATATTAGGCTTAGTGAGGCTCCTAGTCATGGAAAGCCAATTGTGGCTTATGATTCACGTTCTAGGGGAGCAGAGGTTTATTGGGATTTATCTGAGGAGGTGCTTAATAGAAGTGAAAAATGA
- a CDS encoding ParB/RepB/Spo0J family partition protein — protein MKNDRGLGRGLEALFSNDGEVDNSQIIELDIREIIPKLDQPRKNFDDDSLFELANSIREHGLLQPVLVRPKGTQYEIIAGERRWRAAEIAELNYIPVLIREIDDIEAAEISLIENIQREDLSAVEEALAYKNMIDKYNFKQDELAERVGKSRAHIANTLRILSLPSQILDMLENRKLSSGHARALLSLESDEEKLNAANDIVSLKLSVRETESAVKSNKRNSKTEKDTELVELQEKLQELLGTKVEMKKKKNGGKIEISFYGDEDLERLLDYFGIEE, from the coding sequence GTGAAAAATGATAGAGGTTTAGGTAGAGGTTTAGAAGCACTTTTTTCTAATGATGGAGAGGTTGATAATTCTCAAATTATAGAATTAGACATAAGAGAAATCATACCAAAGCTAGACCAACCAAGAAAAAACTTTGACGATGATTCTTTATTTGAACTGGCAAATTCCATTCGTGAGCATGGTTTATTACAGCCCGTTTTGGTTCGTCCTAAGGGAACACAATATGAAATAATTGCAGGGGAACGCAGGTGGCGAGCAGCTGAAATTGCTGAATTAAATTATATTCCAGTTTTAATTAGGGAGATTGATGATATAGAAGCTGCTGAAATATCCTTAATTGAGAATATACAAAGAGAGGACTTAAGTGCAGTTGAAGAAGCATTAGCTTATAAAAATATGATAGACAAGTATAATTTCAAACAAGATGAGCTAGCTGAACGAGTAGGTAAAAGTAGAGCACATATTGCAAACACATTAAGAATTTTATCCTTACCAAGTCAAATATTAGATATGCTTGAGAACAGGAAGCTATCAAGTGGTCATGCAAGAGCATTATTATCACTAGAATCTGATGAAGAGAAGTTAAATGCAGCTAATGATATTGTTTCACTTAAATTATCAGTAAGGGAGACGGAATCAGCTGTAAAATCAAATAAAAGAAACAGCAAAACAGAAAAGGATACCGAGCTAGTTGAGTTGCAAGAAAAACTTCAAGAATTATTAGGAACAAAAGTTGAGATGAAAAAGAAGAAGAATGGTGGAAAAATAGAAATATCGTTCTACGGCGATGAAGACCTAGAAAGGCTTTTGGACTATTTTGGAATTGAGGAGTAA
- a CDS encoding cytidine deaminase yields MDIGKRLYEEAVNLINKRYPTGYGGAAAMYTSSGKILTSVAPETINSSTELCIETGAILEAHKLNENITHTICVVRENEHSDFMILTPCGICQERLFYWGSNVKAAVSNADNSITFKTLEEIQPHYWRKVYKK; encoded by the coding sequence ATGGATATAGGAAAAAGGTTATATGAAGAAGCAGTTAATCTTATTAATAAAAGGTATCCAACTGGTTATGGTGGTGCAGCTGCAATGTATACTAGTTCTGGCAAAATATTAACAAGTGTTGCCCCTGAAACAATTAATTCTTCTACGGAATTATGTATTGAAACCGGAGCAATTTTAGAGGCTCACAAACTTAATGAAAATATCACACATACCATTTGTGTTGTACGGGAAAATGAGCATTCTGATTTTATGATATTAACTCCATGTGGAATATGTCAGGAAAGGTTGTTTTACTGGGGTAGTAATGTAAAAGCAGCTGTTTCAAATGCTGATAATAGTATTACTTTCAAAACATTAGAAGAAATACAACCTCATTATTGGCGCAAGGTTTATAAAAAGTAA
- a CDS encoding class I SAM-dependent methyltransferase, whose amino-acid sequence MYVEFNQSGHQVYLPKWLPTLAKQFGSGMMDEKELLYLASTIMLAKWENDSYICEIGTYIGLTSVFMAKVASNYNIHTTVLSIDPFERFNPDEVNPQGNFNSYLYNIKMHNLEGMCIPLACFSKDAARVLSPTISVLVIDGSHHYDDVSKDLNLYIPKVKNDGYIFIDDYVSWAYPGVCRAVDEYFSNKSHALLHKSNYVIYRKQK is encoded by the coding sequence ATGTATGTTGAGTTTAACCAATCTGGTCACCAAGTTTACCTTCCTAAGTGGTTACCAACACTTGCTAAGCAGTTTGGCTCTGGTATGATGGACGAAAAGGAACTACTATACCTAGCAAGCACCATAATGCTAGCTAAATGGGAAAATGATAGTTATATTTGTGAAATAGGAACTTATATTGGTTTAACTTCTGTTTTTATGGCCAAAGTAGCAAGCAATTACAATATTCATACGACCGTATTAAGTATAGATCCATTTGAACGCTTTAACCCAGATGAAGTAAATCCTCAAGGTAACTTTAATAGTTACTTATATAACATAAAAATGCACAATCTAGAAGGTATGTGTATACCATTAGCCTGCTTCTCCAAGGATGCCGCCAGAGTTTTGTCTCCTACAATTTCTGTTTTAGTTATTGATGGCTCACATCACTATGATGATGTCTCAAAGGATTTGAATCTTTATATCCCCAAAGTAAAAAATGATGGATATATATTTATTGATGACTATGTTAGTTGGGCTTATCCTGGTGTTTGTAGAGCTGTAGATGAGTATTTTTCTAATAAATCCCATGCATTACTACACAAGAGCAACTATGTTATTTATCGAAAGCAGAAGTAG
- a CDS encoding NAD(P)-dependent alcohol dehydrogenase, giving the protein MKAFVMHEIGKVGFMEKPVPEPGPTDVLVKATSALVCSSDIHTLSGAIGERTNLTLGHEAVGVIEKLGSAVEGFEVGQRVAINAITPCYQCLNCQTGHTSQCTQALGGWKFANVKDGTFADYFVVNDAKANLALIPDELSDEHALYATDMMSTGFMGAENGNIPLGGTVAVFAQGPVGLMSTAGARLLGAGLIIAVESVPRRQELARHFGADIIIDPFSSQDSVAQILDLTEGRGVDTAIEALGAQVTFENCVKVTRPGGTISVVGYFGEGEYVNIPRIDWGVGMAGKTITTGLCPGGSERMNNLMRLIVNKRIDPTPLTTHKFSFDELETAFKLMETKEDGIIKPLITF; this is encoded by the coding sequence GTGAAAGCATTTGTTATGCATGAAATTGGAAAAGTTGGATTTATGGAAAAGCCAGTACCTGAGCCAGGTCCAACAGATGTTTTAGTTAAAGCTACTTCGGCTTTAGTATGTAGTTCGGATATTCACACATTATCAGGTGCAATTGGTGAAAGAACAAATTTAACTCTTGGTCATGAGGCTGTTGGAGTTATTGAAAAATTAGGATCTGCAGTTGAAGGATTTGAAGTTGGTCAAAGAGTTGCTATTAATGCTATTACACCATGTTACCAATGTCTTAATTGCCAAACAGGCCATACTTCCCAATGTACCCAGGCTCTTGGTGGTTGGAAGTTTGCTAATGTTAAAGATGGTACCTTTGCAGACTATTTTGTAGTTAATGATGCTAAAGCAAACTTAGCTTTAATACCTGATGAACTTAGTGATGAGCATGCATTGTATGCAACAGATATGATGAGTACTGGTTTTATGGGGGCGGAAAACGGAAATATTCCACTAGGTGGAACTGTTGCAGTTTTCGCACAAGGACCAGTTGGATTAATGTCTACTGCTGGAGCTCGACTCTTAGGAGCAGGACTAATTATTGCAGTCGAATCTGTTCCTAGACGTCAAGAATTGGCAAGACATTTTGGTGCAGATATAATAATAGATCCATTTTCATCACAAGATTCAGTTGCTCAAATTCTAGACCTTACTGAAGGAAGAGGTGTAGATACTGCAATTGAAGCTTTAGGAGCACAAGTAACATTTGAAAACTGTGTCAAAGTAACTCGTCCTGGTGGAACGATATCGGTTGTTGGTTATTTCGGAGAAGGAGAGTATGTAAACATTCCTCGAATAGACTGGGGAGTAGGTATGGCTGGTAAAACTATTACTACAGGTTTATGCCCTGGTGGAAGTGAGCGAATGAACAACTTAATGAGATTAATTGTAAACAAAAGAATAGATCCAACTCCATTAACAACACACAAATTTAGCTTTGACGAATTAGAAACAGCTTTTAAATTAATGGAGACTAAAGAAGATGGCATAATCAAACCATTAATAACATTTTAA